One stretch of Nocardia fluminea DNA includes these proteins:
- a CDS encoding MarR family winged helix-turn-helix transcriptional regulator: MIRITEQSRRARYAELSRVSRQYMASYVLFNQAVADHLGLHPTDLQCLSLLTTEPRALTVKQIADMTGLTTGSATRLVDRLERDGYVLREPDAEDRRRVLVSPVPERVARVTAVWDDLGAGWQALLDTHTEDELAVITEHMRKAEQLSHTQIERLRGRSAPS; this comes from the coding sequence GTGATCCGGATTACAGAGCAGAGTCGACGTGCCCGCTACGCGGAGTTGTCGCGTGTCTCGCGGCAGTACATGGCCTCGTATGTCCTGTTCAACCAGGCCGTCGCCGACCACCTGGGCCTGCACCCCACTGATCTGCAATGCCTGAGTCTGCTCACCACAGAGCCACGAGCACTCACCGTCAAACAGATCGCCGACATGACCGGGCTCACCACCGGCTCCGCCACCCGCTTGGTCGATCGACTCGAACGCGACGGCTATGTGCTGCGCGAACCCGACGCCGAGGACCGCCGTCGAGTCCTGGTCTCCCCCGTGCCCGAGCGCGTCGCCCGCGTCACCGCCGTATGGGACGACCTCGGCGCAGGCTGGCAAGCGCTACTCGATACCCACACCGAGGACGAGCTCGCGGTCATCACCGAGCACATGCGCAAGGCCGAACAGCTCAGCCACACCCAGATCGAACGACTCCGGGGCCGGAGCGCACCGTCGTGA
- a CDS encoding TetR/AcrR family transcriptional regulator: MTRTRMTASERSAQVLEAAIHAFAETGYAATKTDEIARLAGVSQPYVIRLFGTKQQLFIACLLEVCTRIEQVFRDAEIAPGADTAEALRTLGHGYDVFLAERELPLILLHGAAASADPAIGDHMRERFGRIYGLIGELTGADTLEARRFVATGMLLTIMTAMQVAGSEAIPLPWATEILTDLRSATAPEC, from the coding sequence ATGACGAGAACCCGGATGACCGCCTCCGAGCGCAGCGCGCAGGTGCTCGAAGCCGCGATCCACGCGTTTGCCGAAACAGGTTATGCCGCAACGAAAACCGACGAGATCGCCAGGCTGGCGGGAGTCTCGCAGCCCTACGTGATCCGCCTGTTCGGCACCAAGCAGCAGCTGTTCATCGCCTGCCTGCTCGAGGTATGCACCCGCATCGAGCAGGTGTTCCGTGATGCCGAGATCGCCCCCGGCGCCGACACCGCGGAAGCACTGCGCACCCTGGGCCACGGCTACGACGTCTTCCTGGCCGAACGCGAACTCCCCCTCATCCTGCTGCACGGCGCCGCCGCCAGCGCGGATCCGGCGATCGGCGACCACATGCGGGAGCGGTTCGGGCGCATCTACGGTCTGATCGGCGAACTCACCGGCGCCGACACGCTGGAAGCGCGGCGCTTCGTCGCCACCGGCATGCTGCTCACCATCATGACCGCGATGCAGGTCGCGGGCAGCGAGGCCATCCCACTCCCCTGGGCCACCGAAATCCTGACCGACCTGCGCAGTGCCACCGCCCCCGAGTGCTGA
- the pheT gene encoding phenylalanine--tRNA ligase subunit beta has product MRVAQSWLTEILQRTTPEWSVSAEELDAGFVRVGLEVEEVDKLEPIGGSIDKPLVVGRVAEITELTEFKKPIRFCKVDVGNPELQEIVCGARNFAVGDLVVVVLPGGELPGGFTISSRKTYGHTSNGMICSVAELGIGKDHDGILVLEPGSAQPGDDANVLLGTDDTIIELNITPDRGYCFSVRGLARELACGFDLEYADPAVRTLPEADAQAWPVRLEDDSDCTRFGVRRVTGMNPNAVSPLWLQRRLMLSGMRPISPAVDVTNYVMLELGQPLHAFDAAKLHGGLVVRSAHKGETLRTLDDTERTLDAEDVVIADDSGVISLAGVMGGASTEVGAETTDVVLEAAVWNPLRVYRTSRRHKLSSEAGKRYERVVDPEINIVALDRAATLLADITGGTIESALTDIRVPLEPVAPIAMDIDLPDRVAGVTYPAGTSVRRLAQIGAGVEIEVNDAGKTQLLVTPPSWRPDLDQPADLVEEVLRLEGLEQIPSVLPTAPGGRGLTAQQQRRRAVSRALAFAGAVEVPPPAFLPGGVFEVWGLDADDPRRNTTRVLNPLDSDRPELATTLLPGLLEVAARNISRGARDLTIYGIAQVVRPGAQTHSVEALPVDRRPTDEQIAELKASLPAQPVHVAAVLSGKHDPRGPWGPGRPAEAADTFALVDDIADAAGVVIERRAAAYLPWHPGRCAELLVDGVVVGHAGELHPAVLERAGLPPRTCALEVDLDALPLRASLPAPTISAFPAVLQDVSISVEKTVPAAQVETALRTGGGDLLESIALFDVYEGAQAGEGRKSLTYALRFRAPDRTLTEDEASAARDAAVASATTAVGAELRG; this is encoded by the coding sequence GTGCGAGTAGCACAGTCCTGGCTGACCGAGATCCTGCAGCGCACCACCCCCGAATGGTCGGTGTCGGCGGAAGAGCTCGACGCGGGCTTCGTCCGGGTGGGTCTGGAAGTCGAAGAGGTCGACAAGCTCGAGCCGATCGGCGGCAGCATCGACAAGCCGCTGGTTGTCGGCCGCGTCGCCGAGATCACCGAACTGACCGAGTTCAAGAAGCCGATCCGCTTCTGCAAGGTCGACGTGGGCAACCCCGAGTTGCAGGAAATCGTCTGTGGCGCACGCAATTTCGCGGTCGGTGACCTCGTTGTCGTCGTGCTGCCCGGTGGCGAGCTGCCCGGTGGGTTCACGATCTCCTCGCGCAAGACCTACGGTCACACCTCCAACGGCATGATCTGCTCGGTCGCCGAACTCGGCATCGGCAAGGATCACGACGGCATCCTGGTGCTCGAGCCCGGTTCCGCGCAGCCCGGCGACGACGCGAACGTGCTGCTCGGCACCGATGACACGATCATCGAGCTCAACATCACGCCCGATCGTGGCTACTGCTTCTCGGTGCGCGGCCTGGCCCGCGAGCTGGCCTGCGGGTTCGACCTCGAATACGCCGACCCCGCCGTGCGCACGCTGCCGGAAGCCGACGCCCAGGCCTGGCCCGTTCGTCTCGAGGACGATTCGGACTGCACTCGCTTCGGCGTGCGCCGCGTCACCGGGATGAACCCGAACGCGGTGAGCCCGCTGTGGTTGCAGCGCAGGCTGATGCTGTCGGGCATGCGGCCGATCTCGCCCGCTGTCGACGTCACCAACTACGTGATGCTCGAACTCGGCCAGCCGCTGCACGCCTTCGACGCCGCCAAGCTGCACGGCGGTTTGGTGGTTCGTTCGGCGCACAAGGGCGAGACCCTGCGCACCCTCGACGACACCGAGCGCACCCTCGACGCCGAGGACGTGGTGATCGCCGATGATTCCGGCGTCATCTCCCTCGCCGGTGTCATGGGCGGGGCGAGCACCGAGGTCGGCGCGGAGACCACCGATGTGGTGCTCGAAGCCGCCGTCTGGAACCCGCTGCGGGTGTACCGCACCTCGCGCAGGCACAAACTCTCCTCGGAGGCGGGCAAGCGCTACGAACGCGTCGTCGATCCCGAGATCAACATCGTCGCGCTCGACCGCGCCGCGACGCTGCTCGCCGACATCACCGGCGGCACCATCGAATCCGCGCTCACCGACATCCGGGTGCCCCTGGAGCCGGTCGCGCCCATTGCGATGGACATCGACCTGCCCGACCGCGTCGCCGGCGTCACCTACCCGGCGGGCACCTCCGTGCGCAGGTTGGCCCAGATCGGTGCCGGCGTCGAGATCGAGGTCAACGACGCGGGCAAGACCCAGCTGCTGGTGACCCCGCCGAGCTGGCGCCCCGACCTCGACCAGCCCGCCGACCTGGTCGAAGAGGTCCTGCGGCTGGAGGGCCTCGAGCAGATCCCGTCCGTGCTGCCGACCGCGCCCGGTGGTCGCGGTTTGACCGCACAGCAGCAACGCCGTCGTGCGGTGAGCCGGGCGCTGGCCTTCGCCGGTGCCGTCGAGGTGCCCCCGCCCGCCTTCCTGCCCGGCGGGGTGTTCGAGGTGTGGGGGCTCGACGCCGACGACCCGCGCCGCAACACCACCCGCGTTCTGAACCCCCTCGACAGCGACCGCCCCGAACTGGCGACCACGTTGCTGCCGGGTCTGCTGGAAGTGGCCGCCCGCAATATCTCTCGTGGTGCGCGCGACCTCACCATCTACGGCATCGCCCAGGTGGTGAGGCCCGGCGCGCAGACCCACTCGGTCGAGGCGCTGCCGGTGGACCGCCGTCCCACCGACGAGCAGATCGCCGAGCTCAAAGCGTCGCTGCCCGCCCAGCCGGTGCACGTCGCCGCGGTACTCAGCGGCAAGCACGATCCGCGCGGTCCGTGGGGTCCGGGCCGTCCGGCCGAGGCCGCCGACACCTTCGCGCTGGTCGACGACATCGCCGACGCGGCGGGTGTCGTCATCGAACGCCGGGCTGCCGCCTACCTCCCGTGGCACCCCGGTCGCTGCGCGGAACTGCTCGTCGACGGTGTGGTCGTCGGCCATGCGGGCGAACTCCACCCCGCCGTGCTGGAGCGTGCCGGTCTGCCGCCGCGCACCTGTGCGCTGGAAGTGGACCTCGATGCCCTGCCGTTGCGTGCATCGCTGCCCGCGCCGACGATCTCGGCGTTCCCGGCAGTTCTGCAGGACGTGTCGATCAGCGTCGAGAAGACCGTCCCGGCCGCGCAGGTGGAAACCGCGCTCCGCACCGGCGGCGGCGACCTGCTCGAGAGCATCGCCCTGTTCGACGTCTACGAAGGCGCCCAAGCAGGAGAGGGCCGCAAATCCCTCACCTACGCCCTGCGCTTCCGGGCGCCCGACCGCACCCTCACCGAAGACGAGGCCAGCGCCGCCCGCGACGCCGCCGTCGCCTCGGCCACCACCGCGGTCGGTGCCGAACTGCGCGGCTGA
- a CDS encoding TrmH family RNA methyltransferase produces MDALSERNPRVVSAVKLQRAAQRRKSGLFLAEGANAVSAALETGRVREIFYSLAAAGRENALIAGAAADGVRTTLVSDRAAEHLGETVTTPGLVAVCELLDVPLGEILDRGPRMLAVPVEIAEPGNAGTLIRVADAVGADGVVLAGETVDPHNGKCVRASAGSLFHVPVARGRDITATLDAISAAGVTILATAANGEVDLDAADDILRGPVAWLFGNEAHGLDPAVAARADHRIRIPIHGRAESLNLAAAAAICLYASARVQHAK; encoded by the coding sequence GTGGACGCGCTCTCCGAGCGCAATCCGCGGGTCGTTTCCGCTGTCAAGCTCCAGCGTGCGGCCCAGCGCCGCAAGTCCGGGCTGTTCCTCGCCGAGGGCGCCAACGCGGTGTCCGCCGCCCTGGAGACGGGCCGTGTCCGGGAGATCTTCTATTCGCTCGCGGCCGCCGGCCGGGAGAACGCGCTGATCGCCGGTGCCGCCGCCGACGGCGTCCGCACCACCTTGGTCAGCGACCGCGCCGCCGAACACCTCGGTGAGACCGTCACCACGCCCGGCCTGGTCGCCGTGTGCGAACTCCTGGATGTGCCGCTCGGCGAGATTCTCGACCGTGGCCCGCGCATGCTCGCCGTCCCCGTCGAGATCGCCGAACCCGGCAACGCGGGCACCCTGATCCGGGTCGCCGATGCGGTCGGCGCCGACGGCGTGGTGCTGGCGGGCGAGACCGTCGACCCGCACAACGGCAAATGCGTGCGCGCGAGCGCCGGCAGCCTGTTCCACGTCCCCGTGGCCCGCGGCCGCGACATCACCGCGACCCTCGACGCGATCTCCGCCGCGGGCGTGACGATCCTCGCCACGGCCGCCAACGGCGAAGTCGACCTCGACGCCGCCGACGACATCCTGCGCGGACCGGTCGCCTGGCTCTTCGGCAACGAGGCCCACGGCCTCGACCCCGCCGTCGCCGCCCGCGCCGATCACCGCATCCGCATCCCCATCCACGGCCGCGCCGAAAGCCTGAATCTGGCTGCGGCAGCGGCTATCTGCCTCTACGCGAGCGCCCGCGTCCAGCACGCGAAGTAG
- the pheS gene encoding phenylalanine--tRNA ligase subunit alpha yields MADDNSGVEQNASLTEEALAAAAAEAEKAFAAAADLDALAVAKTDFIGGKSPIALAQRGLGSVPKEEKAEAGKRVNVARKRVSDAFESRRAALLAERDQAVLISEKIDVTLPARRRPVGARHPITVISEQIADFFVGMGWEVAEGPEVETEHFNFDALNFLPDHPARTMQDTFHIAPEGSRQVLRTHTSPVQVRSMLEREVPIYVACPGRTFRTDELDATHTPVFSQVEGLAIDKGLTMAHLRGVLDAFAQAMFGPETRTRMRPNYFPFTEPSAEVDVWFPNKKGGAGWIEWGGCGMVNPKVLIASGIDPEVYSGFAFGMGMERTLQFQTTIADMRDIVEGDVRFTLPFGIRS; encoded by the coding sequence GTGGCCGACGACAACAGTGGAGTCGAGCAAAACGCCTCTTTGACCGAGGAGGCACTCGCGGCAGCGGCGGCGGAGGCCGAGAAGGCGTTTGCCGCGGCGGCCGATCTGGACGCGCTGGCGGTCGCCAAGACCGACTTCATCGGCGGCAAGTCGCCGATCGCGCTCGCGCAGCGCGGGCTGGGCAGTGTGCCCAAGGAGGAGAAGGCCGAGGCCGGTAAGCGGGTCAATGTCGCGCGCAAGCGGGTGTCGGACGCGTTCGAGTCGCGCCGTGCCGCGCTCTTGGCCGAGCGCGATCAGGCCGTGCTCATCTCCGAGAAGATCGACGTCACGCTGCCCGCTCGCCGCCGCCCCGTGGGCGCGCGGCACCCGATCACCGTCATCTCCGAGCAGATCGCCGACTTCTTCGTCGGGATGGGCTGGGAGGTCGCCGAGGGTCCCGAGGTGGAGACCGAGCACTTCAACTTCGACGCGCTGAACTTCCTGCCCGACCACCCGGCGCGCACGATGCAGGACACCTTCCACATCGCCCCGGAGGGTTCGCGCCAGGTGCTGCGCACGCACACCTCCCCGGTGCAGGTGCGGTCCATGCTGGAGCGCGAGGTGCCGATCTATGTCGCGTGCCCCGGCCGCACCTTCCGCACCGACGAGCTCGACGCCACCCACACCCCGGTGTTCTCACAGGTGGAGGGTCTGGCCATCGACAAGGGGCTGACCATGGCGCACCTGCGCGGTGTGCTCGACGCGTTCGCGCAGGCCATGTTCGGCCCCGAGACCCGTACACGGATGCGCCCGAACTACTTCCCCTTCACCGAGCCCTCGGCCGAAGTCGACGTGTGGTTCCCGAACAAGAAGGGCGGCGCGGGCTGGATCGAGTGGGGCGGCTGCGGCATGGTCAACCCGAAGGTCCTGATCGCCAGCGGCATCGACCCCGAGGTGTATTCCGGGTTCGCGTTCGGCATGGGCATGGAGCGCACCCTGCAGTTCCAGACCACCATCGCCGACATGCGCGACATCGTCGAGGGTGACGTGCGGTTCACCCTGCCCTTCGGTATCCGGTCTTAG
- the rplT gene encoding 50S ribosomal protein L20 translates to MARVKRAVNAQKKRRSILEASKGYRGQRSRLYRKAKEQQLHSLTYAYRDRKARKGDFRKLWIARINAAARLNDITYNRFIQGLKAAGVEVDRKILAELAVSDAEAFAGLVAVAKAALPADVNAPATAA, encoded by the coding sequence GTGGCACGCGTCAAAAGGGCCGTCAACGCTCAGAAGAAGCGCCGTTCCATCCTCGAGGCCTCCAAGGGCTACCGGGGCCAGCGTTCGCGCCTGTACCGCAAGGCCAAGGAACAGCAGCTCCACTCGCTGACCTACGCCTACCGCGACCGCAAGGCGCGCAAGGGTGACTTCCGCAAGCTGTGGATTGCTCGTATCAACGCCGCCGCGCGTCTGAACGACATCACCTACAACCGCTTCATCCAGGGCCTCAAGGCCGCGGGTGTCGAGGTCGACCGCAAGATCCTCGCCGAGCTCGCGGTCTCGGACGCCGAGGCCTTCGCCGGCCTGGTGGCTGTCGCCAAGGCCGCGCTGCCGGCCGACGTCAACGCCCCGGCCACCGCTGCCTGA
- a CDS encoding DHA2 family efflux MFS transporter permease subunit yields the protein MTQTLESGDARAADAPPNSGMRNKPLGAVIAAVGIPMFMVTLDNLVVTNALPVIKTELGASLSDLQWFINAYTLSFAALLLSASALGDRIGRRRVFLAGIGIFVVASAACALATEPWMLIAARAVQGVGGAAVMPLSLTLLAAAVPATMRSAAIGIWGGIAGLGVAVGPVVGGAVVDGLNWQWIFWLNVPIGLLALPFAARMLAESRGAARKLDYLGVLLSAGGVLALVWGVIHGAEDGWTAPRVLTALIGGAALLVAFVAWEARVTDPMLPLRMFRSRGLSLSFIVSFGFSSGVFGSIFLLAQFFQVVQGYSPLESGIRTMPWTMVPMVVAPLAGLIVDRVGARTLIAIGQLCLAVSLAWMAMITTADVPYLAFVAPFVLGGIGMGLTFAPSSTIVMASASPADQGMASGISSTVREVGVAMGIAVLASVFASYGSYTDPQAYVDGLVPAVWVGAALVACAAVVAAFLPRHTQPVE from the coding sequence ATGACGCAAACACTCGAATCCGGCGACGCGCGCGCCGCCGACGCGCCCCCGAACTCCGGGATGAGGAACAAGCCGCTGGGTGCGGTCATCGCCGCGGTCGGCATACCGATGTTCATGGTCACGCTGGACAACCTCGTCGTGACGAACGCGCTGCCGGTAATCAAAACCGAACTGGGAGCGTCACTTTCGGACCTCCAGTGGTTCATCAACGCCTACACGCTGTCCTTCGCCGCGCTGCTGCTCTCGGCCTCGGCCCTGGGCGACCGGATCGGCCGTCGCCGCGTCTTCCTGGCCGGCATCGGGATCTTCGTCGTCGCTTCCGCGGCGTGCGCGCTGGCCACCGAGCCGTGGATGCTCATCGCCGCCCGCGCGGTGCAGGGGGTCGGTGGTGCGGCCGTCATGCCGCTGTCGCTCACCTTGCTGGCCGCCGCGGTGCCCGCGACGATGCGCAGCGCCGCGATCGGTATCTGGGGTGGTATCGCCGGCCTCGGTGTGGCGGTCGGGCCGGTCGTCGGTGGTGCGGTGGTCGACGGCCTGAACTGGCAGTGGATCTTCTGGCTCAATGTCCCGATCGGTCTGCTGGCGCTGCCCTTCGCCGCCCGCATGCTCGCCGAATCACGGGGCGCCGCGAGAAAGCTCGACTACCTGGGCGTGCTGCTCTCGGCCGGTGGCGTGCTGGCGCTGGTGTGGGGTGTCATCCACGGTGCCGAGGACGGCTGGACCGCACCGCGGGTGCTCACCGCGCTGATCGGCGGTGCCGCGCTGCTCGTCGCGTTCGTCGCCTGGGAGGCCCGTGTCACCGATCCGATGCTCCCGCTGCGTATGTTCAGATCCCGCGGCCTGAGCCTCAGCTTCATCGTGTCCTTCGGGTTCTCGTCCGGCGTCTTCGGCTCGATCTTCCTGCTCGCCCAGTTCTTCCAGGTGGTCCAGGGCTACTCACCACTGGAATCGGGCATCCGCACGATGCCATGGACGATGGTCCCGATGGTCGTCGCTCCGCTGGCCGGGCTGATCGTCGACCGCGTCGGCGCCCGCACCCTCATCGCGATCGGCCAGCTCTGCCTGGCCGTCTCCCTGGCCTGGATGGCGATGATCACCACCGCCGACGTTCCCTATCTCGCCTTCGTCGCCCCGTTCGTCCTCGGTGGTATCGGCATGGGCCTCACCTTCGCCCCGTCGTCGACCATCGTGATGGCCAGCGCTTCCCCGGCCGACCAGGGCATGGCATCGGGCATCAGCAGCACCGTTCGCGAAGTGGGCGTCGCTATGGGCATCGCCGTCCTGGCCTCGGTCTTCGCCTCCTACGGTTCCTACACCGACCCGCAGGCCTATGTGGACGGCCTCGTCCCCGCGGTGTGGGTCGGTGCTGCCCTGGTCGCCTGCGCCGCGGTGGTGGCCGCGTTCCTGCCCCGGCACACTCAGCCCGTGGAGTAG
- a CDS encoding NmrA/HSCARG family protein: MLTIAVTGATGAQGGATARALLAKGHRVRALTRFPEGPAAVALVDLGAEVHYADFDHRDSLDVALTGVDSLFAVTTPFGTDTTVETRHGITLVDAAVAARVGHLVFTSAAHADRATGVPHYDSKFAIEEHLRASGVPWTVIAPAAFMDNYATGWTLDGLRDGTFAWPMPADQPLTLICAADIGAFAALALDRRAEFTDRRIDLAADELTPDRLAAALAVAIDRPIAHHEVPLFVVRRHSEDLAAMFEYFATVGLDVDVTGLRRDYPDVAWHSFADWAGAQNWSALLAH, from the coding sequence GTGCTCACCATCGCCGTTACCGGCGCCACCGGCGCGCAAGGCGGCGCCACCGCCCGCGCCCTGCTCGCCAAGGGTCATCGCGTCCGCGCGCTCACCCGATTTCCCGAAGGCCCCGCCGCCGTCGCGCTCGTCGACCTCGGCGCCGAGGTCCATTACGCGGATTTCGACCACCGCGATTCCCTCGACGTCGCTCTGACGGGCGTCGATTCCCTGTTCGCTGTGACCACCCCGTTCGGTACCGATACCACGGTCGAGACCCGCCACGGCATCACCCTGGTCGACGCCGCCGTCGCCGCCCGCGTCGGCCACCTCGTCTTCACCTCCGCCGCGCACGCCGACCGTGCCACCGGAGTCCCGCACTACGACAGCAAATTCGCGATCGAAGAGCATCTGCGAGCGAGTGGCGTCCCATGGACCGTCATCGCGCCCGCGGCCTTCATGGACAACTACGCCACCGGCTGGACCTTGGATGGCCTCCGTGACGGCACCTTCGCCTGGCCGATGCCCGCCGACCAGCCGCTCACCCTCATCTGCGCCGCGGACATCGGCGCTTTCGCCGCACTCGCGCTCGACCGTCGCGCGGAATTCACGGATCGCCGCATCGACCTCGCCGCCGACGAACTCACCCCGGACCGCCTCGCTGCCGCGCTGGCCGTTGCCATCGATCGCCCGATCGCGCACCACGAAGTCCCGCTCTTCGTCGTTCGCCGCCACTCCGAAGATCTGGCCGCCATGTTCGAATACTTCGCCACCGTCGGACTCGATGTCGACGTCACCGGCCTGCGCCGGGACTATCCCGATGTCGCCTGGCACTCGTTTGCCGACTGGGCGGGCGCGCAGAACTGGTCTGCTCTCCTCGCGCATTGA
- a CDS encoding alpha/beta hydrolase, with translation MIRHPATRVLNALVYHPEKHLAQTPAALGLDYRDLTMRTADGLDVHGWFVRAERPLGHILYAHGNAGTIGDRVSIIALLVDAGFDVLAFDYRGFGHSAGTPSEQGTYLDARAARLALLEQPEVDPDRVYYLGKSLGGGVLLELAGEFPPAGMILMSTFSGMRAAARSVYPFLPAPLIPNAYPSLRRIANLRVPVLMMHGDRDELLPLRHAERLYAAAREPKQLIVVPGAGHNDVIDTLGAQWPKIIAEWAAR, from the coding sequence GTGATCCGGCACCCCGCGACCCGCGTGCTCAACGCGCTGGTCTACCACCCCGAGAAGCATCTCGCTCAGACCCCGGCGGCGCTGGGCCTGGACTATCGCGATCTGACCATGCGCACCGCCGACGGACTCGACGTGCACGGCTGGTTCGTGCGCGCCGAGCGCCCACTCGGGCACATCCTTTACGCGCACGGCAACGCGGGCACCATCGGCGACCGCGTCTCGATCATCGCGCTGCTGGTGGACGCCGGCTTCGACGTGCTCGCCTTCGACTACCGCGGCTTCGGCCACAGCGCGGGCACCCCGAGCGAGCAGGGCACCTACCTCGATGCCAGAGCGGCCCGGCTGGCCCTGCTCGAGCAACCCGAAGTCGATCCCGATCGGGTCTACTACCTGGGCAAATCCCTCGGCGGCGGGGTGTTGCTCGAATTGGCGGGCGAGTTTCCGCCCGCCGGCATGATCCTGATGTCGACGTTCAGCGGCATGCGCGCCGCCGCCCGTTCGGTCTACCCGTTCCTGCCCGCGCCGCTGATCCCGAACGCGTACCCGAGCCTGCGGCGCATCGCGAACCTGCGCGTCCCGGTCCTGATGATGCACGGCGACCGCGACGAACTCCTCCCACTGCGTCACGCCGAACGCCTGTACGCGGCGGCGCGGGAACCCAAACAGCTGATCGTGGTCCCCGGCGCCGGCCACAACGATGTGATCGACACACTCGGCGCCCAATGGCCGAAGATCATCGCCGAGTGGGCGGCGCGATAA
- a CDS encoding TerD family protein: MMKGANVAVPATAVRVELGWQSGQGVPDADASALLLAGAKVRSDDDFVFYNQAVHPSGAVRHEGKQQGHTVVDALSVNLGQVEPQIETIVLAASADGGTFGQFHGLYIRVIDTANGAEVARFDSSGATTETAFVLGELYRRQGAWKFRAVGQGYDSGLAGLATDFGISVDDAPAPPAPPAPPAPPAPPAPAQPFASGQPTPQQSYAPPTQPFIPAPHPNRPHTPPPTPPTRAFPDQQQPQYAPPPNQPGVPAQQNPPFATPPPPPVDLAKVSLTKESPSVSLTKHGATGGVLRVNLNWTSMAATGRLFGKLRGKNIDLDLCCFFELVNGAIGSVRALDRRFGALYEPPFIHLDQDDRTGASITGENLSVNLDCTQFVRRILVFASIYDGASDFRNVHATVTLNTVNSAPIEMTLDGCTDNSRDAVLFALENVGGEFVVRREGSFVRPPAGQPGGGVVEIARLYNWDFGFQAGRGK; encoded by the coding sequence ATGATGAAAGGCGCCAATGTCGCCGTGCCTGCCACCGCGGTCCGCGTCGAACTGGGTTGGCAGTCGGGGCAGGGGGTGCCCGATGCCGACGCGTCCGCACTGTTGCTCGCCGGGGCGAAGGTGCGCTCCGATGACGACTTCGTGTTCTACAACCAGGCCGTGCACCCCTCGGGGGCGGTGCGGCACGAGGGCAAACAGCAGGGGCACACCGTCGTCGACGCGCTCTCGGTGAATCTCGGGCAGGTCGAGCCGCAGATCGAGACGATCGTGCTCGCCGCGTCCGCTGACGGGGGCACCTTCGGGCAGTTCCACGGCCTGTACATCCGGGTGATCGACACCGCCAACGGCGCCGAGGTCGCGCGTTTCGACAGCAGTGGGGCGACCACGGAAACCGCGTTCGTGCTCGGCGAGTTGTACCGCCGCCAGGGTGCGTGGAAGTTCCGGGCGGTCGGCCAGGGATACGACAGCGGATTGGCCGGGCTCGCTACCGATTTCGGCATCTCCGTCGACGATGCTCCCGCGCCTCCCGCGCCTCCCGCGCCTCCCGCGCCTCCCGCGCCTCCCGCACCCGCGCAGCCGTTCGCCTCAGGCCAGCCGACTCCCCAGCAGTCGTATGCCCCGCCGACGCAACCGTTCATCCCCGCGCCCCACCCGAACCGCCCCCACACCCCGCCGCCCACGCCACCGACCCGCGCGTTCCCGGATCAGCAGCAGCCGCAGTACGCGCCGCCGCCGAACCAGCCCGGCGTCCCGGCCCAGCAGAACCCCCCGTTCGCGACGCCCCCACCGCCTCCGGTCGACCTCGCCAAGGTGTCGCTGACCAAGGAATCCCCGTCGGTCTCTTTGACGAAACACGGCGCCACCGGTGGCGTCCTGCGTGTGAACCTCAATTGGACCTCGATGGCCGCCACCGGCCGCCTGTTCGGGAAACTCCGCGGTAAGAACATCGACCTCGACCTGTGCTGCTTCTTCGAACTGGTCAACGGCGCGATCGGCTCCGTGCGAGCGCTCGATCGCCGCTTCGGCGCCCTCTACGAGCCGCCGTTCATCCACCTCGACCAGGACGACCGCACCGGCGCCAGCATCACCGGCGAGAACCTGTCGGTCAATCTCGACTGCACCCAGTTCGTCCGCCGCATCCTCGTGTTCGCCTCGATCTACGACGGCGCCAGCGATTTCCGCAATGTGCACGCCACCGTCACGCTGAACACGGTGAATTCCGCGCCCATCGAGATGACGCTGGACGGCTGCACCGACAATTCCCGCGACGCGGTGCTGTTCGCGCTCGAGAACGTCGGCGGCGAGTTCGTGGTGCGTCGTGAGGGCAGCTTCGTCCGCCCGCCCGCCGGTCAACCGGGCGGCGGCGTGGTGGAGATCGCCCGCCTCTACAACTGGGACTTCGGCTTCCAGGCGGGTCGCGGCAAGTGA
- the rpmI gene encoding 50S ribosomal protein L35 gives MPKNKTHSGAKKRFKVTGRGKLLREQANRRHLLEHKSSRRTRRLEGTESVASVDVPRVKRLLGLA, from the coding sequence ATGCCGAAGAACAAGACCCACAGCGGCGCCAAGAAGCGATTCAAGGTGACCGGCCGGGGCAAGCTGCTTCGCGAGCAGGCGAACCGTCGCCACCTCCTGGAGCACAAGTCCTCTCGCCGGACTCGTCGTCTGGAAGGCACGGAGTCCGTCGCTTCCGTCGACGTCCCCCGCGTGAAGCGGCTGCTCGGTCTCGCCTGA